The nucleotide sequence AGCAAGCTGCGGGGGCAGAATGCAAATGTCTTTGCATTCTGCGGGCGATTACCTTGTTTCCCATGTATGAGAATCGCCCAGGAATTAAACCCTTTGTTTTCAGCGCTCGCTCGGAAGTGCAAAAGTACTCTTTTGCACTTCGCTCGACTCGCTAGAAAATAATCACTTCTTAGAAAAAACACCCATGGAACGTCCATCGGTGTTTTTATTTATAGAGAGAACGAAGGGTTTCCGAAAACTACGCAAGCGGAGTCCCCTCGGCTACAACAGTTGACGTGGCGGCGGCCTTCTTCACCTCCGCGGCAATCTTCTTTGTAACATCGGGATTCTCTTTAAGATACTTGCGAGACCCCTCCGCTCCCTGCGCGAGCTTTTCCCCGCCGTAAACATACCAGGAGCCCGATTTGGTCAGAACCCCGTACAATACGCCAACGTTCAACAGATCCCCTTCATAAGAAATACCTTCGTTGTAAAAAATATCAAACTCCGTTTTACGGAACGGCGGGGCAACTTTGTTTTTCACAATGTTTGCCTTAACGCGATTCCCCACGATATTCTCGCCCTGTTTTATCTGCGCCAATTTTCGCACCTCAATGCGCACGGATGCATAAAATTTCAAAGCTTTGCCTCCGGGCGTTGTTTCCGGATTTCCAAACATGACGCCGATCTTCATGCGGATCTGGTTTATAAAAATGACTGCCGTCTTTGATTTGGCGATGACCGAAGTGAGTTTCCGCAAGGCATGAGACATGAGGCGCGCCTGCAGACCCATATGCTGTTGACCCATCTCCCCTTCAATTTCGGCCAGAGGCGTGAGTGCGGCAACCGAGTCGATCACGATGACATCCATCACGTTCGATTTTACCAGGGTCTCAACGATATCGAGGGCCTGCTCTCCCGTATCCGGCTGGGAAATAAGCAAATCATCGATCTTTACGCCTATTTTTTTTGAATAATCCGGGTCAAGCGCGTGCTCTGCGTCAATATATGCCGCAAGTCCTCCGCGTTTTTGGGCTTCTGCCACAATGTGCAGCGCAAGGGTCGTTTTTCCGGCGGACTCGGGACCGTAAATTTCGATGATGCGGCCCTTGGGGATGCCGCCGATGCCAAGCGCCAGATCAAGCGACAGGGCGCCGGTAGGAATAGCATCCGTGTCGACTTTCGCGGCTTCGCGCAATTTCATGATGCTGCCCTCGCCGAATTTCTCCTGTATTTCCTGAACAACATTGCCCAGCGTCTTTAAGCGGCCATCTTTCTTATTCATATCCTGGTCTTTTTTATCTTTGGTCATAATCTAAAAAACTAATAGCTTATAAGCTGTTGTACATAACGTATCTCGTAACCTTCGTTCTCCTCCCAAACCTCCCCTCGGCAGTAATATCGATAACATTC is from bacterium and encodes:
- the recA gene encoding recombinase RecA yields the protein MNKKDGRLKTLGNVVQEIQEKFGEGSIMKLREAAKVDTDAIPTGALSLDLALGIGGIPKGRIIEIYGPESAGKTTLALHIVAEAQKRGGLAAYIDAEHALDPDYSKKIGVKIDDLLISQPDTGEQALDIVETLVKSNVMDVIVIDSVAALTPLAEIEGEMGQQHMGLQARLMSHALRKLTSVIAKSKTAVIFINQIRMKIGVMFGNPETTPGGKALKFYASVRIEVRKLAQIKQGENIVGNRVKANIVKNKVAPPFRKTEFDIFYNEGISYEGDLLNVGVLYGVLTKSGSWYVYGGEKLAQGAEGSRKYLKENPDVTKKIAAEVKKAAATSTVVAEGTPLA